The Gammaproteobacteria bacterium region CCTGCCGACAAAGCGGGAAGACAGCGGCCTGGCGCTGAGTTCCAGGAACCAGTACCTCGACGCTGCCGAGCGTGAGCAGGCGGCAGAGCTTTACCAGGCATTGCGGGCCGCAGCGCAGGGCTTGCAGGCCGGTGAGTCGGTGGCGGTATTGGAAAAAGCGGGCCGCGAGAGACTGGCCCGGGCCGGATTCGAGGTGGATTACTTCACCATCCGCAATGCCGACACCCTGCAGGAGGTCGCCGCAGCCGATGCGGAAGCGGTCGTCGTTCTGGCGGCGGCAAGGCTTGGCAAGGCGCGATTGATCGACAACTTGCCGGTAAATGCTGCCAGCTGACCTGACTTAGACCGATTCCGGCCTTGAGCCCCGGAAATCCCTCGCGATACAATACGCGGATTGACTGGCGGCCAGTTGTTGCCGTGACAGTGCGTCGCTCGAGACTTCACGCCGGACCGCGTCGTCCGGGAGTTCACACGAAAAATCGATTCATCAGGAACCGGAAATGAACCTGACCTTGCTGAAATGCAAACTTCACCGCGCCTGCGTGACCCACGCGGAGCTGGATTACGAGGGCTCCTGCGCCATCGATACCGAGCTGCTGGAGGCCGCTGGCATCCGCGAGTACGAGCAGATCGACATCTACAACGTGACGGGTGGTGAGCGCTTCACGACCTATGCGATCAAGGCCGAGCGCGGCTCCAAGATCATTTCCGTCAATGGTGCGGCTGCCCACAAGGCGCGCCCGGGTGACCGCGTGATCATCTGTGCCTATGCATCGATGACCGA contains the following coding sequences:
- the panD gene encoding aspartate 1-decarboxylase, with the translated sequence MNLTLLKCKLHRACVTHAELDYEGSCAIDTELLEAAGIREYEQIDIYNVTGGERFTTYAIKAERGSKIISVNGAAAHKARPGDRVIICAYASMTEAEATAHKPSLVYLDEHNNVTGTKNTTPVQAA